A single region of the Dyella humicola genome encodes:
- the ilvC gene encoding ketol-acid reductoisomerase — translation MTTQTSNDALAKARIAVLGYGSQGRAHALNLRDSGLDVVVGLRKNGPSWEKARAEGFTVAEPGDAVKDAELIAVLTPDMVQPALYRDSIAPNIKPGAALLFAHGFNVHFKQIEPRDDIDVILVAPKGPGALVRREYEIGRGVPSIWAIHQDVSGHAEAKAKAYADGIGGGRALLIKTDFKEETETDLFGEQAVLCGGASSLVQAGFETLVEAGYQPEIAYYEVLHELKLIVDLFYEGGIARMLEFVSETAQYGDYVSGPRIIDAGTKARMKDVLKDIQDGTFARNWIAEYQAGLPNYKKFKQADLEHPVEQVGAKLRARMPWLQANAPKPAAEPLKKVG, via the coding sequence ATGACCACCCAGACCTCGAACGACGCACTCGCCAAGGCCCGTATCGCCGTACTCGGCTACGGCAGCCAGGGCCGCGCCCATGCCCTCAACTTGCGCGACTCCGGTCTCGATGTCGTGGTGGGCCTGCGCAAGAACGGTCCCTCGTGGGAAAAGGCCCGCGCCGAAGGCTTCACCGTGGCCGAACCGGGCGATGCGGTTAAGGACGCCGAGCTCATCGCCGTGCTCACCCCAGACATGGTGCAGCCGGCGCTGTATCGCGACTCCATCGCGCCGAACATCAAGCCCGGCGCCGCCCTGCTGTTCGCGCATGGCTTCAACGTGCATTTCAAGCAGATCGAGCCGCGTGACGACATCGACGTGATCCTGGTCGCGCCGAAGGGCCCCGGCGCGCTGGTGCGCCGCGAGTATGAGATCGGTCGTGGCGTGCCCTCCATCTGGGCCATCCATCAGGACGTCAGCGGCCACGCGGAAGCCAAGGCCAAGGCCTATGCCGATGGCATTGGCGGCGGTCGCGCCCTGCTGATCAAGACCGACTTCAAGGAAGAGACCGAAACCGATCTGTTTGGCGAACAGGCCGTGCTGTGCGGTGGCGCCAGCTCGCTGGTGCAGGCTGGCTTCGAGACCCTCGTGGAAGCCGGCTACCAGCCGGAAATCGCGTATTACGAGGTGCTGCACGAACTGAAGCTGATCGTGGACCTGTTCTACGAAGGCGGCATCGCCCGCATGCTGGAGTTCGTCTCGGAGACGGCGCAGTACGGCGACTACGTCAGCGGCCCGCGCATCATCGACGCCGGCACCAAGGCACGCATGAAGGATGTACTCAAGGACATTCAGGACGGCACCTTCGCGCGCAACTGGATCGCCGAGTATCAGGCCGGCCTGCCGAACTACAAGAAGTTCAAGCAGGCGGATCTCGAGCATCCGGTGGAACAGGTCGGCGCCAAGCTGCGTGCGCGCATGCCATGGCTGCAGGCGAATGCGCCGAAGCCGGCAGCCGAGCCGCTGAAGAAGGTCGGCTAG
- the ubiA gene encoding 4-hydroxybenzoate octaprenyltransferase — MLDWILQKFPEAYRTKARDYLVLTRMDRPIGALLLLWPTWWALWLAASDFPPVKLLVIFTLGVFAMRAAGCAINDFADRKLDPQVARTAGRPIASGRVTPREALIVFVSLLTLSFVLVLFTNALTIKLSLVGAALAAIYPFTKRYTHLPQVVLGAAFGWSIPMAFAAVSYAVPPVGWLLFIANILWSVIYDTQYAMVDRDDDLKAGAKSTAILFGDADLPILGILMATFLLAMLFVGQRAALGWPYWLSLVAAASLFGHQLWKIRKRERDACLTAFRNNNWLGMVLWIGIVLALAVR; from the coding sequence GTGCTCGACTGGATCCTGCAGAAGTTTCCCGAGGCGTATCGCACCAAGGCGCGCGACTATCTGGTGCTGACCCGCATGGATCGCCCCATCGGGGCGCTGTTGTTGCTGTGGCCGACCTGGTGGGCGCTATGGCTCGCCGCGTCTGATTTTCCGCCAGTGAAGCTGCTGGTGATCTTCACCTTGGGCGTGTTCGCCATGCGCGCCGCCGGATGCGCGATCAACGATTTCGCGGACCGCAAGCTGGACCCGCAGGTGGCGCGCACGGCTGGGCGACCGATTGCCTCGGGCCGTGTCACGCCGCGCGAAGCCTTGATCGTCTTCGTGAGCCTGTTGACGCTGTCGTTCGTGCTGGTGTTGTTCACCAATGCGCTGACCATCAAGCTGTCCCTGGTCGGCGCCGCGCTGGCCGCCATCTATCCCTTCACCAAACGCTATACCCACCTGCCGCAAGTGGTGTTGGGTGCGGCGTTCGGCTGGTCGATACCGATGGCCTTTGCCGCGGTTTCCTACGCAGTGCCACCTGTGGGCTGGCTACTGTTCATCGCCAATATCCTGTGGTCGGTGATCTACGACACGCAATACGCGATGGTCGATCGCGATGACGACCTCAAGGCCGGGGCCAAATCCACCGCGATCCTGTTCGGCGATGCGGACCTTCCCATCCTCGGCATCCTGATGGCCACGTTTCTGCTGGCGATGCTGTTTGTCGGCCAGCGCGCTGCGCTGGGTTGGCCGTACTGGCTGAGCCTGGTCGCCGCAGCGAGCCTGTTCGGCCACCAGCTGTGGAAAATCCGCAAACGCGAGCGTGATGCCTGCCTTACGGCATTCCGCAACAACAATTGGCTGGGCATGGTCCTGTGGATCGGCATCGTGCTGGCCTTGGCCGTGCGCTGA
- a CDS encoding efflux transporter outer membrane subunit, giving the protein MRRCLVLLAACSALAACNLAPTYRQPELPVDDHFDPAEAPAPDGGHLATEIGWQAFFGDPQLKFLIVAALEHNRDLAASVARIEQARALYRIQQAQRLPQVNASGGVTRTQAPLGSFDPEFADSSATVIFNQYNVQVAVTSFELDFWGRVKNLSEAARHRYLATVEAQQAFRLSLISNVAATYYAIRAGEEGIELAERTVKSRQYALDIARLRLNAGVTSKVDYEQAAILVTQAQTQLAELHRTTGQLRNQLMILVGGPVAGPLPAGRSIEDPGQFAELEAGLPSALLTHRPDIRQAEQQLRAADADIGAARADFFPRIALTGSYGYASSELSELFTRDKQSWSIGGLISLPIFDAGQRRAQLGHAQARRDELVATYQRAVQTAFSEVSDALIGRQRYQEQIAAQERAVEAQRRLAETAELRYQNGISIYLEVVDARRNLFSAEQELIQLRATALQNGVSLYVALGGGSEAP; this is encoded by the coding sequence ATGCGTAGATGCCTCGTCCTGCTTGCCGCATGCAGCGCGCTGGCTGCCTGCAATCTCGCGCCGACGTATCGTCAGCCCGAGCTGCCGGTGGACGACCACTTCGACCCTGCCGAGGCGCCCGCGCCCGACGGCGGCCACCTCGCCACGGAGATTGGTTGGCAGGCATTCTTTGGCGACCCCCAGCTCAAGTTTCTTATCGTCGCGGCGCTTGAGCACAACCGAGATCTCGCCGCCTCGGTGGCGCGCATCGAGCAGGCGCGCGCGCTTTATCGCATCCAGCAGGCCCAGCGCCTGCCGCAGGTCAACGCCAGCGGCGGGGTGACCCGGACCCAGGCGCCGCTCGGTTCATTCGATCCGGAATTTGCCGACAGCAGCGCCACCGTGATCTTCAATCAGTACAACGTCCAGGTTGCGGTGACCTCGTTCGAGCTGGATTTCTGGGGGCGCGTCAAAAACCTGAGCGAAGCCGCGCGTCACCGCTATCTGGCGACGGTGGAGGCGCAGCAGGCGTTTCGCCTGTCCCTGATCAGCAATGTGGCGGCGACTTATTACGCGATCCGCGCGGGCGAGGAAGGGATTGAACTGGCCGAGCGCACGGTCAAGAGTCGCCAATATGCACTGGACATCGCCCGGCTCCGCCTCAACGCCGGCGTGACCTCGAAGGTGGATTATGAGCAGGCGGCGATTCTCGTCACGCAGGCGCAGACGCAACTGGCGGAACTGCATAGGACCACCGGGCAACTGCGCAACCAGCTGATGATCCTGGTCGGCGGCCCGGTCGCCGGCCCGCTGCCGGCCGGGCGTTCGATCGAAGACCCTGGCCAGTTCGCGGAACTCGAAGCGGGACTGCCCTCCGCCCTGCTCACGCATCGCCCCGACATCCGGCAGGCGGAACAGCAACTACGCGCCGCCGACGCCGACATCGGCGCGGCGCGCGCCGATTTCTTCCCACGCATCGCCTTGACCGGCAGTTACGGCTACGCATCGTCCGAGCTGAGCGAGCTGTTCACGCGCGACAAGCAATCGTGGTCCATCGGTGGCCTGATCAGCCTGCCCATCTTCGATGCGGGACAGCGTCGGGCGCAGCTCGGCCACGCGCAGGCACGACGGGATGAACTGGTGGCGACCTACCAGCGCGCCGTGCAAACCGCTTTCAGCGAAGTGTCCGACGCACTGATCGGCCGACAGCGTTACCAGGAGCAGATCGCGGCGCAGGAACGGGCCGTGGAGGCGCAGCGACGGCTGGCCGAAACGGCCGAGCTTCGCTACCAGAACGGCATTTCGATCTATCTCGAGGTGGTCGATGCGCGGCGTAACCTGTTCTCCGCCGAGCAGGAGCTGATCCAGCTACGCGCGACCGCCCTGCAGAACGGTGTCTCTCTCTACGTCGCGCTGGGCGGTGGATCGGAGGCGCCATGA
- the ilvN gene encoding acetolactate synthase small subunit, with amino-acid sequence MKHTLSILLQNESGALMRVAGLFAARHCNIDTLTVAATQDPAVSQLTLVMHGADETVEQIIKQTRKLVDVIEVSHPAVTMTP; translated from the coding sequence ATGAAACACACGCTTTCCATCCTGTTGCAGAACGAATCCGGCGCCTTGATGCGCGTGGCCGGTTTGTTTGCCGCACGCCATTGCAATATCGATACGTTGACTGTCGCCGCGACGCAGGACCCGGCCGTATCGCAGCTTACCCTGGTGATGCACGGCGCCGACGAAACGGTGGAGCAAATCATCAAGCAGACGCGCAAGCTGGTCGACGTGATCGAGGTCAGTCACCCGGCGGTGACGATGACTCCATGA
- the ilvA gene encoding threonine ammonia-lyase, biosynthetic: MSVLAEQVTPTTFGEHELLRQTVGARVYDVARETALQPAQLLSARLGQRVLLKREDQQPVFSFKLRGAYNRMAGLDAAQRARGVIAASAGNHAQGVALAAARLGVHAVIVMPVTAPQVKVDAVRRLGGTHVEVVLVGDSYSDAQAAAAQLQAQHGYTFVHPFDDPAVIAGQATVGMEILRQHPGPLHAVFVPVGGGGLLAGVAGYIKALRPDVKVIGVQTRDSDAMAQSLEAGTPVSLPEVGLFADGTAVKRVGDLTFDLCRQYVDAMLRVDTDAICAAIRDVFQDTRSVPEPAGALALAGLKQYVATNGASAEPMVAIVSGANLNFDRLRFVAERAEVGEQREAVFAVTIPEERGSFRRFCAALGQRSITEFNYRIGNATEAHIFVGVQTTRRDERTTLIDAFREHGFGVLDLTDDELAKQHLRHMIGGRTPLANDELLYRFEFPERPGALTRFLGHMHPDWNISLFHYRNQGADYGRILVGIQVPHNERALFQAFLDALGYPFRDESENAAYRLLLRA; the protein is encoded by the coding sequence ATGAGTGTCCTCGCCGAACAGGTGACACCGACCACGTTTGGTGAGCACGAGTTGCTGCGCCAGACGGTGGGTGCGCGTGTCTACGACGTGGCGCGCGAAACCGCGCTGCAACCGGCGCAGTTGCTATCCGCGCGGCTCGGCCAGCGCGTGCTGCTCAAGCGCGAGGACCAGCAGCCGGTGTTCTCGTTCAAGCTGCGTGGTGCCTACAACCGTATGGCCGGCCTGGATGCGGCGCAACGCGCGCGTGGCGTGATCGCGGCGTCTGCCGGCAATCATGCACAAGGCGTGGCGCTGGCCGCCGCAAGGCTCGGCGTGCATGCGGTGATCGTGATGCCGGTCACGGCGCCACAAGTGAAGGTGGATGCTGTGCGTCGTCTCGGCGGCACCCATGTCGAAGTGGTGCTGGTCGGCGATTCGTATAGCGATGCCCAGGCTGCCGCCGCGCAGTTGCAGGCGCAACACGGCTACACCTTCGTGCATCCGTTCGACGATCCGGCGGTGATCGCGGGACAAGCCACCGTGGGCATGGAGATTCTCCGTCAGCATCCCGGTCCGCTGCATGCGGTGTTCGTCCCGGTGGGCGGCGGTGGCTTGCTGGCTGGCGTGGCCGGCTACATCAAGGCACTGCGGCCCGATGTGAAAGTGATTGGCGTGCAGACGCGCGATTCCGACGCCATGGCGCAGTCACTCGAGGCCGGCACGCCGGTCAGCTTGCCTGAGGTCGGACTTTTCGCGGATGGCACAGCGGTAAAGCGCGTAGGCGACCTCACCTTCGACCTTTGCCGTCAGTATGTCGATGCCATGCTGCGAGTGGATACCGATGCGATTTGCGCGGCCATCCGCGACGTATTTCAGGACACGCGCAGCGTGCCGGAACCGGCTGGCGCGCTGGCTCTCGCCGGTCTCAAGCAGTATGTGGCAACGAACGGTGCCTCGGCGGAGCCGATGGTAGCGATCGTTTCCGGCGCGAACCTCAATTTCGACCGGTTGCGTTTCGTGGCGGAACGCGCCGAGGTGGGTGAGCAGCGGGAAGCGGTGTTTGCCGTCACCATCCCCGAGGAACGCGGCAGCTTTCGGCGTTTCTGCGCGGCGTTGGGCCAGCGCAGCATTACCGAATTCAATTACCGCATCGGCAATGCCACCGAAGCGCATATCTTCGTCGGCGTGCAGACCACCCGGCGCGATGAACGCACGACCCTGATCGACGCGTTTCGCGAGCACGGCTTTGGCGTGCTGGATCTCACCGACGATGAGCTCGCCAAGCAGCACCTGCGCCATATGATCGGCGGCCGCACGCCGCTGGCGAACGATGAATTGCTCTATCGCTTCGAGTTTCCCGAGCGGCCCGGCGCACTCACGCGCTTCCTCGGCCACATGCATCCGGACTGGAATATCAGCCTGTTCCATTACCGCAACCAGGGCGCCGACTACGGCCGTATCCTGGTCGGTATCCAGGTGCCGCACAACGAACGGGCGCTGTTCCAGGCCTTTCTCGATGCGCTGGGGTATCCGTTTCGCGATGAGAGCGAAAATGCGGCGTATCGGTTGTTGTTAAGAGCGTGA
- a CDS encoding YciI family protein: MRFMVMVRATKSSEAGEMPSERLLADMGRFNEELVKAGVLLAAEGLHPSARGVRIRYAGDQRTVIDGPFAETKELIAGFWLIQVASLEEAIEWLKRAPNPFDDIESDVEIRQVFEAEDFGAEFTPELREQEARTREQIGDRA; this comes from the coding sequence ATGCGATTCATGGTGATGGTGCGTGCGACCAAGAGCTCCGAAGCCGGCGAGATGCCAAGCGAACGCCTGCTGGCCGATATGGGCCGCTTCAATGAGGAACTGGTAAAGGCTGGCGTGCTGCTGGCCGCGGAAGGTTTGCATCCGAGCGCGCGCGGCGTGCGCATCCGCTATGCGGGCGACCAGCGCACGGTCATCGATGGCCCTTTCGCCGAGACCAAGGAGCTAATTGCCGGATTCTGGCTCATCCAGGTGGCATCGCTCGAAGAAGCGATCGAATGGCTCAAGCGTGCGCCCAATCCGTTTGATGACATCGAATCGGACGTGGAGATCCGCCAGGTCTTCGAGGCCGAGGATTTCGGCGCGGAATTCACGCCGGAGCTGCGTGAACAGGAAGCGCGCACGCGCGAACAGATCGGCGACCGCGCCTAG
- the ilvB gene encoding biosynthetic-type acetolactate synthase large subunit produces MNLPLQKEIPAPDSTHPLCGQTMSGAEVVVQVLADEGVTVLFGYSGGAILPVYDAVFRYNATHLSPNGGEPMPLIVPANEQGAGFMAAGYARASGKVGVAIVTSGPGATNMVTPVRDAMADSVPLVVICGQVPTAALGSDAFQEAPVSNIMSACAKHVFLLTEPARLEATLRTAFEIARSGRPGPVVVDIPKDVQNTSLTFAGDGRLPIPGYRARQHAIEHARLDDTQCEAFFDALAKAKRPLIYAGGGIIAGESAATLRAFVQQFGLPVTTTLMGIGAFDTTEPLALHMLGMHGTAYANYAVEDCDFLLALGARFDDRVASVPDRFAPHARFIAQIDIDPAEIGKVKTVHWHHHGDLDRTLSRLQQYGMRHGLHFAADGRYTPWHTHIAALKETHALNYDRASELIQPQAVIEAINLRTQGRAIISTGVGQHQMWAAQYFDFREPRHWLTSGSMGTMGFGLPAAIGAQFARRDAVVIDIDGDASIRMNLGELETVTTYGLPVKVVVLNNIGDGMVRQWQKLFFRGRFASSDKSLHKKDFIKAAQADGFEWARRLERKEDLAATITDFLAFDGPAFLEVMIDTDAGVYPMVGPGATYAQMITGDFIPSRVVAESSGDSTSDMF; encoded by the coding sequence GTGAACCTGCCATTGCAAAAGGAGATTCCCGCGCCGGACTCCACCCACCCGCTCTGTGGCCAGACCATGAGTGGCGCGGAGGTGGTGGTGCAGGTACTCGCCGACGAAGGCGTCACCGTGCTGTTCGGCTATTCGGGCGGCGCGATCCTGCCGGTGTACGACGCGGTCTTCAGATACAACGCCACCCACCTGTCGCCCAATGGCGGCGAGCCGATGCCGCTGATCGTGCCGGCTAACGAACAGGGTGCGGGTTTCATGGCCGCCGGTTATGCGCGCGCCTCGGGCAAGGTGGGTGTGGCCATCGTTACCTCCGGTCCGGGCGCTACCAATATGGTCACGCCAGTGCGCGACGCCATGGCCGACTCCGTGCCGCTGGTGGTGATCTGCGGCCAGGTGCCTACCGCTGCGCTGGGCAGCGATGCGTTTCAGGAGGCACCCGTGAGCAACATCATGAGCGCGTGCGCCAAACATGTGTTTCTGCTCACCGAGCCGGCGCGGCTGGAAGCGACGCTGCGCACCGCCTTCGAGATCGCGCGCAGTGGACGCCCAGGCCCGGTGGTGGTGGATATTCCCAAGGATGTGCAGAACACCTCGCTCACCTTTGCCGGTGACGGCCGCCTGCCCATTCCCGGCTATCGCGCCCGCCAGCATGCGATTGAACACGCAAGACTTGATGACACCCAGTGCGAGGCGTTCTTCGATGCACTGGCGAAAGCGAAGCGCCCGCTGATCTATGCCGGCGGAGGGATCATTGCGGGCGAGTCGGCGGCGACGCTGCGCGCCTTCGTGCAGCAGTTCGGCCTGCCAGTGACGACCACGCTGATGGGCATCGGCGCGTTCGACACCACCGAGCCGCTGGCCCTGCACATGCTCGGCATGCATGGCACGGCGTATGCGAATTACGCGGTGGAAGATTGTGATTTCCTGCTGGCTCTTGGCGCACGTTTCGATGACCGCGTGGCCAGCGTGCCGGATCGCTTCGCACCCCATGCGCGCTTTATTGCCCAGATTGATATCGACCCTGCCGAGATCGGCAAGGTGAAGACTGTGCACTGGCACCATCACGGTGATCTGGACCGCACACTGTCGCGGCTGCAGCAGTACGGCATGCGCCATGGACTCCACTTTGCCGCTGATGGCCGCTACACCCCATGGCACACGCATATCGCTGCACTCAAGGAAACGCACGCGCTCAATTACGATCGTGCGAGCGAACTGATCCAGCCGCAGGCGGTGATCGAAGCGATCAATCTCCGCACCCAGGGTCGCGCGATCATCAGCACCGGCGTGGGCCAGCATCAGATGTGGGCGGCGCAGTACTTCGATTTCCGCGAGCCGCGCCATTGGCTCACCTCCGGCTCGATGGGCACGATGGGCTTCGGCCTGCCGGCGGCCATTGGCGCCCAGTTTGCGCGACGCGATGCGGTGGTCATCGATATCGATGGGGACGCCAGCATCCGCATGAACCTGGGCGAGCTGGAAACCGTCACCACCTACGGCTTGCCGGTCAAGGTGGTCGTACTCAACAACATCGGCGACGGCATGGTGCGCCAGTGGCAGAAGCTGTTTTTCCGCGGACGCTTTGCCTCCTCCGACAAGAGCCTGCACAAGAAAGACTTCATCAAGGCGGCGCAGGCCGATGGCTTCGAATGGGCACGGCGGCTGGAGCGCAAGGAAGATCTGGCGGCCACCATCACCGACTTCCTGGCCTTCGATGGCCCGGCCTTCCTTGAAGTGATGATCGATACGGATGCGGGCGTCTACCCGATGGTGGGGCCGGGCGCGACGTACGCGCAGATGATCACGGGCGACTTCATTCCGTCGCGTGTGGTCGCTGAATCGTCTGGGGATTCCACGTCCGACATGTTCTAG
- a CDS encoding RNA polymerase sigma factor → MTTTDIHRTIDAVWRIEAPRLIAGLARIMRDVGMAEEFAQDALVAALEQWPSSGVPHNPGAWLMTTAKHRAIDQLRRHALHQRKAYALTQEIEAQLEASIVDPDAMLDDPIGDDLLSLVFTACHPVLSTEARVALTLRLLGGLTTTEIARAYLVPESTVAQRIVRAKRTLSEAKVPFEVPRGDELGVRLASVLEVVYLIFNEGYAATSGDDWMRPALCEEALRLGRVLVGLAPAEPEVHGLLALMEIQASRTAARTGPHGEPILLSEQQRGRWDQLLIRRGLDALARAEGLGGAEGPYALQAAIAACHARARSVDETDWSRIAALYDTLAQRLPSPVVALNRAVAHAMAFGPATGLAMADELRDEPLLRHYHLLPSVRGDLLGKLGRHAEAREEFERAASLTRNTRERNLLLQRAASSARVASAS, encoded by the coding sequence ATGACGACCACCGACATCCATCGCACCATCGACGCCGTCTGGCGCATCGAGGCGCCGCGCCTGATTGCCGGCCTCGCCCGCATCATGCGCGACGTGGGGATGGCGGAGGAATTCGCGCAGGACGCGCTGGTCGCCGCGCTGGAGCAGTGGCCATCCAGTGGTGTACCGCACAATCCAGGAGCGTGGCTGATGACCACGGCCAAGCACCGCGCGATCGACCAGTTGCGTCGCCACGCCCTGCATCAGCGCAAGGCCTACGCGCTGACACAGGAAATCGAGGCGCAGCTGGAAGCGTCCATCGTGGACCCCGATGCCATGCTCGACGACCCGATTGGCGACGATCTGCTGAGCCTGGTGTTCACGGCCTGTCATCCGGTGCTGTCCACCGAAGCGCGCGTGGCGCTGACCTTGCGCCTGCTGGGCGGCCTCACCACCACCGAAATCGCACGCGCCTATCTGGTGCCCGAGTCCACCGTGGCGCAACGCATCGTGCGCGCCAAACGCACGCTTAGCGAGGCAAAAGTGCCGTTTGAAGTACCGCGCGGCGACGAGCTGGGCGTGCGACTCGCCTCCGTGCTCGAAGTCGTCTACCTGATTTTCAACGAAGGCTATGCCGCCACCTCCGGTGACGACTGGATGCGTCCGGCACTATGCGAGGAAGCGCTGCGGCTGGGCCGTGTCCTGGTCGGACTGGCGCCCGCGGAGCCGGAGGTACACGGACTGCTCGCCTTGATGGAGATCCAGGCCTCGCGTACCGCAGCACGCACGGGGCCTCATGGCGAGCCGATCCTGCTCAGCGAACAGCAACGTGGCCGCTGGGACCAGCTGCTGATCCGCCGCGGGCTCGATGCCCTGGCTCGCGCCGAAGGCCTGGGTGGCGCCGAAGGACCCTACGCCTTGCAGGCTGCCATTGCCGCCTGTCACGCGCGGGCCCGCAGCGTCGACGAAACCGACTGGTCGCGTATTGCCGCGTTATACGACACCCTGGCCCAACGCCTGCCCTCACCCGTGGTCGCGCTCAATCGCGCGGTTGCACACGCCATGGCATTTGGGCCCGCGACGGGCCTGGCGATGGCGGATGAACTGCGCGATGAACCCCTGCTGCGCCACTATCACCTGCTGCCCAGCGTGCGCGGCGACCTGCTCGGCAAGCTGGGCCGTCATGCCGAGGCACGTGAGGAGTTCGAGCGCGCGGCATCGCTCACGCGCAACACGCGCGAACGCAACCTGCTGTTGCAACGTGCAGCCAGCAGTGCGCGCGTCGCGAGCGCGAGCTGA
- a CDS encoding VOC family protein, with protein sequence MLVQPYLFFDGRCEEALAFYGKAIGAKSRLVRFNESPEGHGPPAVDPANAEKIMHAHVVVGETAFMASDGECKGQAHFGGFSLSLTVADAAEAQRSFTALSEGGETVMPLSKTFFSSSFGMLKDRFGVHWMVMSPP encoded by the coding sequence ATGCTGGTACAGCCCTATCTCTTCTTCGACGGTCGCTGTGAGGAGGCGCTGGCCTTCTACGGGAAGGCCATCGGCGCCAAGTCACGCCTGGTGCGCTTCAACGAAAGTCCTGAAGGACACGGTCCCCCCGCGGTCGACCCGGCGAATGCCGAGAAGATCATGCATGCCCATGTCGTGGTCGGCGAGACGGCGTTCATGGCCTCGGATGGCGAGTGCAAGGGGCAGGCGCATTTCGGTGGTTTCTCGCTGTCGCTCACCGTAGCCGACGCCGCGGAGGCGCAGCGCAGCTTCACTGCGCTGTCCGAGGGTGGCGAGACCGTGATGCCGCTGAGCAAGACCTTTTTCTCTTCCAGCTTCGGCATGCTGAAGGACCGTTTCGGCGTGCACTGGATGGTGATGTCGCCTCCCTGA
- a CDS encoding carboxymuconolactone decarboxylase family protein, with protein sequence MLDWPEYRNELMGRIGEIGKLSPGTLAGYQTLSSAGQKTGHLDAKTRELIALAVAVTTRCDGCITVHTAEALKHGASREEIAEALGVAVALNAGAALVYSARVMDAAAAYGGAASA encoded by the coding sequence ATGTTGGATTGGCCTGAATATCGCAATGAGCTGATGGGTCGGATTGGCGAGATCGGCAAGCTGAGTCCGGGCACGCTGGCTGGCTATCAGACGCTTTCCAGTGCTGGCCAGAAGACCGGACACCTGGATGCGAAGACCCGGGAGCTGATTGCGCTGGCGGTCGCCGTCACCACCCGTTGCGATGGATGTATCACCGTGCACACGGCGGAAGCACTCAAGCATGGTGCCAGTCGCGAAGAGATCGCCGAAGCCCTCGGTGTGGCCGTGGCCCTCAATGCGGGTGCGGCGCTGGTGTATTCGGCCCGCGTCATGGACGCTGCTGCTGCCTATGGCGGTGCCGCATCCGCTTGA